A stretch of Drosophila subpulchrella strain 33 F10 #4 breed RU33 unplaced genomic scaffold, RU_Dsub_v1.1 Primary Assembly Seq55, whole genome shotgun sequence DNA encodes these proteins:
- the LOC119562528 gene encoding serine/threonine-protein kinase GE16371-like, whose product MEVHTMTLNSLHCTATELSSLKASASAPASPKITSKKNISNNAVSEATIIERLKHSSTCELEKEYNELKNWHGSLTGNRSVGKRNGSLSGDSSTTSATPGTKTMESGVTMSSASAMASLTIVPAVAQIKKRISSSRTPTRKAHRIKFFRNGDRFYSGITIPVSNERYRSFESLYEDLTRLLEESVKIPGAVRTIYSMCGKKINTLDELEDGQSYVCSCNNEQFKKVEYNTGSHPLVNLTLSNNSRSNNQRLAKNYRPASPLKNGSLASSNGPLTVCGGGVDNRIPLNASRFINRDTVVHPRIVTLIRNGSKPRHIMRLLLNKRNSPSFEHVLTAITQVVRLDTGYVRKVITLSGISVVQLADFFGPDDIFFAYGTERINTAEDFKLEAEEQRAINVIRKTLRTAGTTCMGPKPKMPFKSKKAYPPLVDSEEFKAAPAPDDHREAALLKNPGIELDDLPADIRGSYTLGQIIGDGNFAIVLKIMHRQTGNLYALKIIDKNKCKGKEHYIDAEVRVMKKLDHPNIISLIMNVEKHTNMYLVLEYVSGGDLFDAITQATRFSESQSRIMIRHLASAMSYLHSMGIVHRYIKPENLLVELDEHGNVLELKLADFGLACKVNDLLFAVCGTPTYVAPEILLEVGYGLKIDVWAAGIILYILLCGFPPFVAPDNQQEPLFDAIISGIYEFPDPYWSDVGDGVRDLIANMLQSDPNVRFTSEDILDHYWTMENEQHECKNYSR is encoded by the exons CATAGTTCAACCTGTGAGCTGGAAAAGGAGTATAATGAACTGAAGAACTGGCACGGTTCTTTAACAGGCAATAGAAGTGTGGGAAAAAGGAATGGTTCGTTAAGTGGGGACTCCTCAACCACGTCAGCCACGCCCGGAACCAAAACAATGGAAAGTGGTGTTACGATGAGCTCTGCTAGTGCGATGGCATCCTTGACAATTGTACCCGCCGTCGCCCAAATTAAGAAGCGTATCTCGAGCAGCCGAACTCCGACACGCAAAGCGCATCGTATCAAATTCTTCCGCAATGGGGATCGTTTCTATTCCGGCATAACAATACCTGTCTCCAATGAACGGTACCGATCCTTCGAGAGTCTTTATGAAGACTTAACCCGGTTGCTTGAGGAGAGTGTCAAGATACCTGGGGCTGTTCGCACGATATATAGCATGTGCGGGAAAAAG ATTAACACTCTCGATGAGTTGGAGGACGGTCAGAGCTACGTTTGTTCCTGCAATAACGAGCAATTTAAGAAGGTGGAATACAACACTGGCTCCCATCCTTTGGTTAATTTGACGTTGTCCAACAACAGTCGATCGAATAATCAGCGATTGGCTAAAAATTATAGACCCGCCTCTCCCTTAAAAAACGGATCACTAGCAAGTAGCAATGGACCACTTACAGTATGTGGCGGAGGAGTGGACAACAGGATTCCGTTGAACGCGTCCCGCTTTATCAACCGTGACACTGTGGTTCATCCTCGTATAGTTACGCTGATACGTAATGGAAGTAAGCCCCGCCACATTATGCGTTTGTTGTTAAACAAGCGTAACAGTCCAAGCTTCGAACACGTACTGACCGCCATTACCCAAGTGGTTCGCCTAGATACGGGATATGTTAGAAAGGTAATTACCCTTTCAGGTATATCAGTGGTTCAACTCGCAGATTTTTTTGGACCGGATGATATTTTCTTTGCATATGGGACAGAGAGAATCAACACTGCGGAGGATTTTAAGTTGGAAGCGGAGGAGCAACGTGCTATTAATGTCATACGCAAGACCCTGCGCACGGCAGGGACCACCTGCATGGGACCCAAGCCCAAGATGCCTTTCAAGAGCAAAAAGGCTTATCCCCCGTTGGTGGATTCGGAGGAATTTAAAGCCGCTCCCGCGCCTGATGACCATAGAGAGGCTGCTTTACTGAAAAACCCTGGCATAGAGCTCGATGACTTGCCAGCAGATATACGGGGCAGTTACACGTTGGGACAAATTATCGGCGACGGGAACTTTGCCATTGTTCTGAAGATCATGCATCGTCAAACGGGAAATTTATATGCCTTGAAAATAATAGATAAAAACAAATGCAAGGGCAAGGAGCACTACATTGATGCTGAAGTTCGAGTCATGAAAAAGTTGGATCATCCGAATATAATATCACTTATAATGAATGTGGAGAAACATACAAATATGTATCTGGTACTGGAGTATGTAAGTG gtGGCGATCTGTTCGATGCAATAACTCAGGCCACTCGATTCTCAGAAAGTCAATCGCGAATTATGATAAGGCATTTGGCGTCAGCCATGTCTTACCTGCATTCAATGGGCATTGTGCACAGATATATTAAGCCTGAGAATCTCCTG GTAGAACTAGATGAACATGGAAACGTTCTTGAACTAAAGCTCGCTGATTTTGGATTAGCATGCAAAGTAAACGATCTTCTTTTTGCCGTTTGTGGTACCCCCACCTATGTCGCGCCGGAGATATTGTTAGAAGTCGGATATGGTTTAAAG ATCGACGTGTGGGCCGCTGGCATCATTTTGTACATACTACTGTGCGGGTTTCCACCGTTTGTGGCGCCCGATAATCAACAGGAACCACTCTTTGACGCCATTATATCGGGCATTTACGAGTTTCCAGATCCATACTGGTCCGATGTAGGTGACGGCGTACGTGATTTGATCGCCAATATGCTGCAGTCGGATCCGAACGTTCGCTTTACAAGCGAAGACATCCTTGATCATTATTGGACGATGGAAAATGAGCAACACGAATGCAAAAATTATAGTAGATGA